A DNA window from Coffea arabica cultivar ET-39 chromosome 6c, Coffea Arabica ET-39 HiFi, whole genome shotgun sequence contains the following coding sequences:
- the LOC113692025 gene encoding protein STRICTOSIDINE SYNTHASE-LIKE 10, producing MMNSRSLLLFRKSITYKLFLAATAAAVLISTLVSVEPPEKLPTKDDNEHRQNQQLHPELFQIFGAAGPESLAFKKDGTGAAAATGPYAGVSDGRIIQWRGNESRWVNFAITTPDRTGCDGSHDHVEAESRCGRPLGLSFNEKSGDLYIADAYMGLLLVGSSGGLATCLAKEAQGIPFKFTNGVVVDQTSGIVYFTDSSTKFQRREYISVILRGDSSGRLMKFDPVTYKVTVLLDGLMFPNGVALSKNGDFLLVAETTNCRILKYWLEASRAGKVEPFAELPGFPDNIKRNQKGEFWVAINSRREGVFNWILSNPWLRNFLAILPFDFTRAHSLLADYRGHGLAVKLSENGDIIQILEDKSGETWKCSSEIAEENGYLWIGSVKLPYAVKLRVSQ from the exons ATGATGAACTCACGGAGTCTTCTTCTCTTTCGAAAATCCATCACCTATAAGCTGTTTCTTGCAGCCACAGCTGCAGCAGTCCTAATATCTACACTTGTCTCAGTCGAACCACCAGAAAAATTGCCTACAAAAGATGATAATGAGCATCGTCAAAATCAGCAGCTGCACCCGGAACTTTTTCAGATTTTTGGTGCAGCCGGCCCCGAGAGCCTAGCATTTAAAAAAGATGGCACAGGAGCTGCTGCTGCTACTGGCCCTTATGCCGGAGTTTCCGACGGCCGCATAATCCAGTGGCGGGGAAACGAGAGCCGGTGGGTCAATTTTGCTATAACAACCCCAGACAG AACTGGTTGTGATGGTTCACACGATCACGTGGAGGCGGAATCCAGATGTGGGAGACCATTGGGCCTAAGTTTCAATGAGAAAAGCGGTGATCTGTACATTGCAGATGCTTACATGGGCCTACTTTTGGTGGGCTCCAGTGGTGGATTGGCAACATGTCTAGCAAAGGAAGCCCAAGGAATTCCTTTTAAGTTTACCAATGGTGTGGTTGTTGATCAAACAAGTGGCATAGTATATTTTACTGATAGCAGCACAAAATTCCAAAGGAG GGAATACATTTCTGTAATACTTAGAGGTGACAGCTCAGGAAGACTGATGAAATTTGATCCTGTAACTTATAAAGTCACTGTTCTTCTAGATGGTCTTATGTTCCCAAATGGAGTGGCATTGAGCAAAAATGGtgattttcttcttgttgctGAGACTACAAACTGCAGAATACTGAAATATTGGCTTGAAGCATCAAGGGCTGGAAAGGTTGAACCCTTCGCAGAACTTCCAGGATTCCCAGACAACATCAAAAGGAACCAAAAAGGTGAATTTTGGGTGGCAATTAATTCAAGAAGGGAGGGTGTTTTTAACTGGATTCTTTCAAATCCTTGGTTACGAAATTTTCTAGCCATACTCCCTTTTGATTTTACTAGAGCTCACTCATTATTAGCTGATTATAGAGGGCACGGATTGGCAGTTAAATTAAGTGAAAATGGTGATATAATACAGATATTAGAGGACAAAAGTGGGGAGACATGGAAATGCAGTAGTGAAATAGCTGAAGAAAATGGATATTTGTGGATAGGATCTGTAAAATTACCTTATGCTGTCAAATTAAGAGTCTCACAGTAA